ataGTGAAGGGTGAATGTGTATTTATTCTTTTCTATTGCCAgattatgttttaaataattaaggGAAAGTTGGCAAATGGTGGATGCTTAATGATGAATGAAGACAAAAATGCATAATCATGGCACCCTTAATTCATTATGaattttcaatttcatgcaattGCACATTTGTAAAAGCTATAATTATGATAATCAGATAATTAAGGTTGAACCATAATCGCTAATTTCCACattctaattataaaaaattaaccttCCACCTAAAGGCATGCATAATTAGTTAAACAGAAATAAAGCTAATTAATTGTAAGAATAGAAAAACAAAACCATAAGAGTTTCTCATATTAAAAAAAGATTGTACTTGTTTTCGGCTTAAATTTTCACTTTGCTCATTTCAGTCACTTTGCATCCTCGACTTTCCTTCCGTCCATTAAGTTAGcccattgttaaaaaaaattcacgtGTTCACATATTCACCcctaaatttttaatgaaattctcACTTTCAACCCTTGTATAGTAGTCAAAATCTCACTTCAACCCTCACGTATTCGCATTTGATTGAAACGGCCATGCGGAGGACTAAAGTGATCGAAACAATGAAAATAAAGGGGgcaaaataaaaatttcactatGATACAAGGAAAAAAAACAGTATTAAATGTGAAAAAGGTAGAAAACCTCTTTGGTCcctcttaattttgaatttgattaaattggtccctctcaaaaaaattaaagcatttaatcTCTGTCAATTTCAAATCTGAGCAACTAAAGATAATTAATCATGACATTAATGTTTTTCATCAATTATAcgtgattttgattgatataataataaatttagccttcagagtttacacattctatcaatttggctttaatttaacaaattaatcctatAACATTTATACGAATCTGTAAATGttgaagttaaatttgtttatttttaaaaaaattaatgtcaaaatgacaaaaatatgtaaatatcgaaagctaaatttgttactataccaattaaaattatgaACAATTGACGGAAGACATTAATAccgtgattaattgtccttagttgccTGCTTTCGAAATTGATAAGGATAAAATTGCTCCAATTTTTCTGAGAGGGACCAATATGCTCAATTTCGAAATTGAGTGAGACTGGAgaggtcattttaccaaaaaatagCAAATAAAGGCAGTGAGACCATCTCATAGGATTCCTTCGGCAAATTGACAGTGAAAGCAAAACAACAGTTCAAAAAGCTAAAGCTGAGAAAAACACACACTGACAGAGTAATCAAAATTCAAGACACTGAGAAAAAAAGTTCCCTTTTTTTTGTCTCGTTCTAATTTGCTGTTGTACCTGTGGTTTTTTTTGGTAAGACACCCACAAAAATTTTTAAGGGTGAagattgattttattattttaaagccGCCATGAATGTTTTTCACTATGCTACTGTTCATCATTTCTCTGGGCGGGAATAAAGGCCAGCTCCATttcaaaaactaaattaaaaaaatattataataaaaagacAAATGTCATaatgtattttgaatttttttaaaaaacaggaAGCAACttgaataatttttttcctaGTTTTTGAGTTTTGAGGCTTCCAACTCACATGCTGTTATctgtttccatttttttattttaataaaaaataaaactcaaaGGAAAAACcagaaaaagcaaagaaaaggCCAAGAAATAGAAGCCCAAATTATCTGAAAACTTGATTATCCTAGTGTTTTCTTTTTTCTCGGCTGATTAGGTACAGACATTCCACAGATTTTTCTTGCAGAGTTTGTTtgaattgtttttcttttcaaaccCTTAGAACTAAGACATCAAATCTGAACTCAACTTCGGTTTCCCATTGTTTCTTTCTAGTTCCACGTCTGGTTTTTTAAGGTATTTGATCAGTGTCAGCTCAGCCGCTCTAATTCCTTCAAGTTTTTTGTTTCTCCCTTTATTTAACATTTCAAGTTGGTTTTATGTCTgggttttatttagttttaaatgaaatctCAAGAATAAGCACTTGAGCTTCTTATCTTTAGTGGGTGTCTCAAGCTTAGGATCCTTTATATTGGGTTTTTGGTTTCTGGGAATTTCTTTTCAGCTACTGTTTCATTGATTGAAATTTATGTTGCATGGTAGTGGGTCATTTTTGTTTTGGAAAGACTTGTAAAATGAGATGATTAGTTCTAGTTTTTGAGATACTATTTATGGTAACTAAAGCTGCCATATTCTTCCATTCTTCAGCAAAGTATTTAGATGGTAGTTTCATTTACTTctgttattaaaaaaaaaggataaaaactTTTTTGGGTGTTTATAAGTTTTATCTGTTGTCGTTGGGATTGGAGACAGTTAGAGGTTTAGATTTGAAGCAAAGTTGAGAAAAATGAATAAGCCGAGTAATgttattcattaatttatttttgcgTTCTTTAAAAGGATTTTCTGGTTAGTATATGGTGACATCTTGAACTAGACTTCGCTTCTTGTTTGTATGTAAGTGCAGAAGAACAATCTCTGATGAGCTAAGTGGTGCTGGATATTTCAAACTTGCTATGGAAAAAAGGAAATGGCTGTGGAAGAGGAGGTCTTCTGAGAGGAGTCCCGGCGAAACCGACACTTCCGGATCGTTATCGTCACATTCCGAGAGATACTCTGATGATCAGGTTGGTCTATGTGTGTGGAAATTAACTAGTGTTGGTTAAATGCCAATGTGAAATTCTGGAGATTTTTTGTTTGTACCATTCATATAATAGTGTTAGTTGCTTAAAGTTCTTTTGCCTCAAAGCTGCTGTTCATCTTTTGTCTCCATCAAACCTCCTTTGATTTCATTTTACAgctcatttattttcttttcatgtttttGGCTGTCAAGTTGCTTCCTGTccagtcataaaaataattaaaaagtggATTAAAAATACAGTGTGAAGTGCATGAGTAGCTTCACTTACCTACTGGGGTTATCATATGTTAGGATCCATTCGGATAAGAAGATTGGCTCCGGTAAGATTAAAAATAGCCCAGCCGGTGAAACTAGTTAACGATATTAAAATATCAAGTGTCATATGTGACTGATGTGACTTGGATTGGATAGATGACAAATGCAATGCTGGAAGAGTGAATACTATTACTTTAACCTATCCTTATCCAATATTTGTTTTATAAATCTCATAATTAGTTAAGAGGTTAAAGTTTGTTTTCGAAGCTGCTTTTGCTATGCTGCTATCATGCTCTGCTACTCCTAACTCTTCATTTTCCTTGAAGTATTAATGTTCGTTATCAATTTTCTTCCACGTTCCTTGTATGGAAACCGATgttcttttttgttgttttatttatatgatgGAGTTGGATTTGTGATTGAGTTTTGATAAAGCTAGTCTGTTTTCTGATTATTTGGTCCAGAATCTCTTGGTTTTTCTCAGTTAAGATTGATTCTCAATTCTCTCTAATTGTTGAAGCAGGATGTTTCCAAATTGTCGCCACAGCTGAATAATAACACACAATCACCTGAAGTGTCGTCAAAGGCTTCAACCAGTTCCGAAGATGTTACGGATGGCGTTAAGATCTTGACACAGAAGTTATCAGCTGCACTAGTTAATATTAGTGCCAAAGAGGACTTGGTGAAGCAACATTCCAAAGTTGCGGAAGAAGCTATTGCAGGTATTACTGACGGTTACACGCTTGTAAATGTGTTTCTAAGATGATTTATTCATCTTCTTTGACATTGTTTTCTCTGGTATAGTCTACTCGCTGTCTATGTTATTTGAACTTGAGAATGAGAATTGGATTTGGATATGTCTCCGTCGTAAGAATGATGAATCCGAGTAACATAGCTTACTATTTCGTCTACTTGGTTGTTGGTTGTTTTAAACTTAGGTTGGGAAAATGCTGAAAATGAAGTAGTAGTGTTGAAGCAAAAACTTGAGGCTTCAATACAGCAAAACTTGGCACTAGAAGATCGTGTGAGCCATCTCGATGGAGCTCTCAAGGAATGTGTAAGGCAGCTAAGACAAGCGAGAGAGGAGCAGGAGGAGAAGATTAGTGAAGCCATTGCTAAAGCTGCCCAGGATTGGGAAACTACCAAATTCGAACTCAAAAGCAGGTTGCTTGATCTCCAAGCTAAATCTGAAGCTATTAATTCCAAGCTTCCTCCTCAGGTTGGTCCTGAGGTTTGGCGAAAGATAGAAGATTTAGAGAAGAAAAATGCGGACCTCAAGCTTGAGCTCTCATCTCAGTTGGAGGAGAAGGAAATCAGAACAATTGAGAGGGACTTGAGCACCCAAGCAGCTGAAACGGCTAGCAAACAACACTTGGAGAGTATAAAGAAGGTAGCAAAGCTTGAGGCCGAGTGCcgaagactcaaagcaatagctGGTAAATCTCCGAATATCTCCTCGATTTATGTCGAACTCCTTACTGATAGTCAATCAGACAGTGGAGAACGGGTTAATCTTGTGGAGATCGATACTCACAGGATGATTTGCTCGGAAGCAAACAAAGGAGAACTCAGTTGTTCTGATTCATGGGCATCAGCCTTGATTGCAGAACTTGATCAATTCAAAAACGAAAAGACTGTCAACCGAAGCCTCCCAGGTTCTTCCATTGAGATTGATATCATGGACGATTTTCTTGAGATGGAAAGGCTTGCTGCTTTGCCTGAAACCAAGAGTAAAAACCAATGTCTTGAATCAAAAGCTACTGCCAAAGTATCTAATAACGATGGTGATAGCTTGTTGTTGAAGGCTGAGCTTGAAGCCATGATTCATCGAACAACGGAACTTGAAAAGAAGTTGGAGAAGATAGAAGTTGAGAAGGCTGAACTAGAAACTGCTCTTACTAAAACTCAAGAAAGTCTTAATGAATCTGAACTGCAGTTGAGGGACACGGGACTAAAATTGGAGGAGTTGCAAAGGGAGCTCAGCATGGCAAATGAAGCAAAGCAAAATCTTGAGTCTCAACTCAGGAACATGGAAGCAGATGTAGAGACAATGTCATCAAAGATTGAATCattagaaaaagaaatcgaaaaggAAAGCACCTTATCTGCTGAGGTTTCAGTTAATGCAAATGAATCAAAGAAAATGTTGGAGTCTCAACTCATTAGCATCGAAGTAGAAGCTCGAACTATGTCTGCAAAGATCGATTCATTAGAAACAGAAGTCGAAAAGGAAAGGGCACTTTCAGCACAAATAACAGTCAAGTGTCAAGAACTGGAAGAAGAGCTGTCGAGGAAGAAACAGGAAACTGAGCTCCAGCAAACTGTTAACTCGAACGTCGAAGTGAAGATAAAACAGGTAACTCTTTGGTTTTGATGCATCTAAACTAATCTAAGTGCATCTCTAATGTTTCCCATTAATTGTGGATTTACTAGAGAGTTTATGGAATATTTTATCTGATAATCACGAGATGCTATGGCAGGAGGATTTGACTGCTGCTGCTGGAAAACTTGCCGAGTGTCAAAGGACAATAGCATCTTTAGGACAACAACTGAAATCTCTTGCAACACTTGAAGACTTTTTAATCGACAGTGCGAGCATACCTGAGTTCCCTAAAGGACGGTCATTGATTCCTAAAGCTGGTGGAGAGCCTTGGAATTTACATTCCAATGAAACATTTTCACCCAAAAGAGATCCAGAGTCTCCAAGAACTAGTTTTGATAAGAACAATGGAAACACACCCCCAtcttcatcctcctcttcatctaTCATGACATCGAATCATGCCAGTTCCGAGAAGAACAGAAATGGGTTTGCAAAATTTTTCACTCGGAGTAAGAACGGGATACAACTAGAAATTTAAGAACAAGTTGTAAAACAAAGATATAGTTTGTCATATTAAAGACGGTGATTAAATGTTGTTTGATCAcctgttattattattgttacttcACTCTTAGGTTGTCTCATGTAATGCTATTATTATACATGAATGGTTGTGTTCAAATTGAAATATCAACATTCAAGTTGTTACTTCACTCTTAGGTTGTCTCATGTAATGCTATTATTATACATGAATGGTTGTGTTCAAATTGAAATATCAACATTCAAATGCTTGGTGGTTTTTATGCTTTCTGAATCTGTCCATGAAAATGAATGCCTTTTGCTGTACCTTTGATGTTTGCCTTTTGCTGTACCTTTGATGTTTACTTGACAGTAGCATTTCAAGTATCCTGATAAATTTCGGCCTTGAAAACAATCAAAATAGTAACGTGGGAGGAAGATGAATCAGATCATATAGGTATAATCCAAAGCATCAAAGAGAAGAGAgaagagagaagagaaaagagaaaaagagaaaagagagaaaagagaaaagagaaaagggtAAAAATGGGGTGAGAGAGGCTCGAATTCTCGACCTCAGGATAACTCAGAAGCTATGAGACCTACGCGCTAGCCAACTGCGCCACCACCCCACCTTGTCGTTTGGACTAAATAtatacttaatataactaatgtaAATTATACGTTGGTTCCACAGAGGCACTAACGTCGCGAACATGAAAAGAGCATAAGGCTTTACCAAACAAGTGTTCATCAAAACCAGATGCCAAAGAAAAAGTCACAAGGTCGAACGACAATATATGGGATGACCCATGGAGCACCAAGACACCGCTTCGCATCGATGACCTAAGATCGACGAAGAAAGGAAGGCATGAACTTGAGTTATTATGTCGAacacaaaggaaaaaaaaactaagcGACAAACGGAGGTGTAAGCGGTGCTAGCCTAAAGGCCAAGCGGAAGCAAAAACTTGGAATAGCGAGAAAAACCATTGTAGAGAGAAGGGAGAGCGTCCCTAGGCTTATATTGAACAACCAGATTTCCAAGTCATACGCTTCAAACTTCagatataaaaaaacttaaacaaGGTGGCTCTGACAAAGGATGGATATTAGATAACAAAGCTAATAAAGAGTTATTTGCCGATGGCCAAGGCAGGCTCACGTGCAAGTACTGCTCTTcactaaaccctaaatcactacTCCTAAGGTATAATGTGAGAGAGAAGTCCTAATCTCAAGTAAGTCCTGCACAATTTATCCTCTTTATCTCTTACATCTATATAGTTGAAATCATCAAGCCTCCTGCTAAGTTAAACATCAAGAGTATTTCTCAGGTGCCCctaatttttcatttgtttttatagGCTTTTTTATCTCCTATTCAGTTTAATACCCTGAAACACAAATCGAAGTCAAATAAATTCGACTTTATAGAAACTTGTcaacaatattttattattaattgaaaaGTTCAACAAATCCAATCCaaatttataaagaaaagaaTCCAAAAATGTTCGATTATTACATTAAATACGAGTCGGatggaattaaataaaaataaaaatcttaatcATGTGCAggattaaagtttaatttttttttagaattaaaagtaTACATGAACTGAGCTAAACTTACTTAGACCTTACCATTCCAAAAGCACGCTCGAAAAGTGAgattttgggcaaaaatataagccCAAAAATGAGTTTGAATAAAAACATGAAACCTGTTTTCTAAATAGGCCAATCTCAGATAAGTTTTTTTGGCTCGAACCTAGTTCggcttgaatttttaaaaaaatgctgcTTTTTGCTAttgttttcattgtttttatGTTGTTGTCACTGTTTGGTGtcatttctttattatattactactattttgttattatttgaatattatataactcttgttttattgttaattttgttactattttagaggtatttgcttgataagttgcaactatcttagtattatttaagtataaataatttttttaatttaattttaatttgttgaaaaatatttaatttaatatttttagtgtatttgatgtattatattttataaaaattttatataaaaataataatgtaaaagaatTTAATATGAGCTGGCTAAGTTAagctcaaattttaatatttttatcgaAGTCGAATCTAATCTTaaaaaatgagcttaaaattttattaagaccTGATTTGAACCGACTTATAATCACCTCGGCTTgacattattttcaaaaaatttaaaatttaaactttgacTCACTTAATCAAATAGGTCGAGTTATTatttagaaaataagaaaaatatttttatttaaatttaattataaaatatattaaaattagggtaaactataaaaatagtcacttttgtttgtttcaggttacattttagtcacttatgtttgaaatgttacattttagttacttatgttattattttgttataaagtgatcactcttccgttaagttccgttatctccctaacggtaatcctacgtggcagtccaactagattttaagtgccaacttggatttcttaatgggatgagaatagatttttttattaaataaatttaattaattaaaatttttaactcctaaatcttagttaaaaaactgttcatctccccctttttttagttttatttttcaattgacTAAAAAAGTTATtatcatcaaaattttttattcaagtacAAAAACAAAAGAGGATTCAATGAAAGGTCTAGGTATGTCTTCTTCACCTACAAATTTATGTTCTAAAACTTAAAATGAAGTGGTTGTCGACAAATAAGAAGATGGTAATCGTTTTTGTTCCTAATCATTGTATTTTCCAATTCTTCACATTCTCCAATAATTAGTTTCtcaatcctttttttttatttgaatcggCTTGTTTGTTCACAATCCCTCTGTGGGTATCCCTTTTTTCTGATCtgaaattattttagttaatatttatatcaagaattttaatttagggttttcattaaacaataaaaaatttaatcttttatttttcaatattgaataaaagagatGGATGAATGCAAAGAAGACATACCTAAACCCTCCATTGAATCCATCTTTATGAAGCAATGaatttgatttcaactattttaatcttaataatagtttttccagtcaaatgaaaaaaaaatattgaaaaaaaagaagagattgaaaaaaattaaaaagagaagaTGAACAGTTTTCTTAGTTAAtgtttaggtttaaaaattttaattaattaaatttttaatgaaaaatctattttcatcccatttaaaaattcaagttggCATCTAAAATCTAGTTAGACTGCCAtgtaggattaccgttagagaaataacggaacttaacggtagagtgatcactttgtaacaaaatagtaacataagtgactaaaacgtaacatttcaaacataagtgactaaaatataacctaagacaaataaaagtgactatttttatagattaCCCTTAAAATTAAATCAGATCGACTCAACTCAACTGAATTGATGGGATTGGACAGACCAACCTATGAACGCGTCTTGGATATTTCCTTGGTACTAAATTCAACGCATGGTTAAAGAAAGCCGGTTTGGGAGATGGAGAAAGATATATTGTAGCATCCAAGCTGGCAGGAAGCGGAGATATGAAAAACATCCTGCCCCCACGACAACAAAGGTACTCCCTCAGGCTGTCAAAGCGTGTGGATACTCGACCTGCCACGTGTATGACATTAATGTCCACGTTTATCCACGTGGCATTCCACAAAGTCTTGCCAAGATCGCGCGCAACACCAACCCCTTTTCCAACAAAATCCCCTTTGTGTTTGCTTACACTTCTCTCTTTCTTCCTCCCCCCTTCCCCATCCCCAAAACGGCTCTTTTGAAAACGCCATGACCGCCATAGCTGCGGCTGTTGCTTTATCGTTGCCAATCTCTTTATGCAATTCATGCAGGGTTTCTAAAAAGGTACTGTTTTTCCTGCTTTTTACAATGGTTGACTTgtcattttattttagttattcttTTGTGGCTGTGAAGCTATAAAGTTcggttttttatttgtttttaagctTAAAGTAATTGGGTTTATTCTAAACTTTATTGAAGTCCCGATCCTAATGTATATTGCAACTTTTTTATAACTTCATTATATTCACTTCACTTGCATTCACTAGTGAAACAGAAACTTATTCCAAGTATATGTATAGTTTTCTACGAAGTATAAGTTCCATGATTTTGTTGAACTTTTAGTCTCTTAAGTTAGTTTTAGATGGTGGTTTCAACTTTGGAAAACATTGTACTTTGTTTGATTGTGTTGCTTGAGTAATTGATCTGTGGCTTATATTGGATATTTTGGTGCAGTTTCAGGGCGTTAAAGGAGGGTTTGGGGTGTTTGCAGTGTTGGGGGAGGCAAATAGCTTGGGGCCAAGCGATAAGAAGAGCCCCTGGAGCACGTTGTTTGATGTAGAGGATCCAAGGTCTAAAGCCCCGCAATGTAAAGGGAGGTTCTTAGATGTATATCAGGCATTGGAATTGGCTAGATATGATATTGAGTACTGCGATTGGCGGGCTCGCCAAGACTTGCGCACGATTGTGCTTCTTCATGAAAAGGTCTTTTTCGACTTGCTGATCACTTCGTGTTGTgaactttttgttttgtttttagttattttttactAGAAAATccgtgttttgtgatgtttttactGTTTACCTGttacttttctttttcaatttaatcatgtgggaagtttgtgtttaattttcgtAGTTATGGTTGTAGGTAGTGGAAGTGTTGAATCCATTAGCTCGTGAATACAAGTCTATTGGCACTATGAAGAAAGAACTCGCAGAATTGCAAGGAGAACTGGCACAAGCTCACAAACAGGTACATGAACTAGCGGTTAATGGAACTGTGATTCTTATAATTTGATTAGGATGTGCATGCCTCAATGAGATATAAAAACAGATGCAATGGTTCCAGGCTATCCAAGTGATTAGatacttttctttttctacaaAAACCAATCTGACCACGACTTTAATTAATTACCATAGGTATGTATCAtttataataaaaaggaaaaatcacGGGAGGTCCCGACTTTGGTGTCATAGCCTATTTCGATTCTGATTCAAGAGAAATAACAGGTACATATATCGGAAGCAAGGGTTTCTGCTGCTTTGGATAAACTAGCATACATGGAGGAATTGGTTAATGGAAAGCTGTTGGAAGATAGGACCAAAATGGAGTCCAGCATAGCAGCCCCTTATTCGAGTACATCAACACAATCTCTGGATACTATGAAGAGGCCCCGGAAAAGCTTGGATGTGTCAGGTCCAGTTCAACCTTATCACCCCCGCTTGAAGAACTTCTGGTATCCTATTGCTTTCTCCACTGATCTGAAGGATGAGACTATGGTAAGCTATAGTTCGGAACTATAATATTACTTATCATCTCAACACTGACCATTTTATGTCATGTCTCTGCATATTAGCATACATCCTCATTCTGCACCAGGTTGATCAGCTTAGGTGCTTCCTTTTTGCTTTGTAGTTTTCATTGTTCAACTAGTTAAGAAATGATTTCTTGCTAATGTCTTGGTACTACATTGTATTTCAGATTCCAATTGATTGCTTTGAGGAGCCATGGGTTCTTTTTCGAGGAAAAGATGGGAAGCCAGGATGCGTCCTGAACACTTGTGCACATAGAGCATGCCCTCTTCACCTTGGCTCAGTAAATGAGGGTCGTATCCAATGTCCCTACCATGGTTAGTATGAGTTTAGCAAGTTCACAAGCATAAGGCTATCATATTTTTCTGAAAAGGTGACACATATCATGAATGATTTACGTATTATATATTCTTGGAATGATATATCAGGGTGGGAATACACTAC
The sequence above is drawn from the Gossypium hirsutum isolate 1008001.06 chromosome A05, Gossypium_hirsutum_v2.1, whole genome shotgun sequence genome and encodes:
- the LOC107924717 gene encoding filament-like plant protein isoform X1, which translates into the protein MEKRKWLWKRRSSERSPGETDTSGSLSSHSERYSDDQQDVSKLSPQLNNNTQSPEVSSKASTSSEDVTDGVKILTQKLSAALVNISAKEDLVKQHSKVAEEAIAGWENAENEVVVLKQKLEASIQQNLALEDRVSHLDGALKECVRQLRQAREEQEEKISEAIAKAAQDWETTKFELKSRLLDLQAKSEAINSKLPPQVGPEVWRKIEDLEKKNADLKLELSSQLEEKEIRTIERDLSTQAAETASKQHLESIKKVAKLEAECRRLKAIAGKSPNISSIYVELLTDSQSDSGERVNLVEIDTHRMICSEANKGELSCSDSWASALIAELDQFKNEKTVNRSLPGSSIEIDIMDDFLEMERLAALPETKSKNQCLESKATAKVSNNDGDSLLLKAELEAMIHRTTELEKKLEKIEVEKAELETALTKTQESLNESELQLRDTGLKLEELQRELSMANEAKQNLESQLRNMEADVETMSSKIESLEKEIEKESTLSAEVSVNANESKKMLESQLISIEVEARTMSAKIDSLETEVEKERALSAQITVKCQELEEELSRKKQETELQQTVNSNVEVKIKQEDLTAAAGKLAECQRTIASLGQQLKSLATLEDFLIDSASIPEFPKGRSLIPKAGGEPWNLHSNETFSPKRDPESPRTSFDKNNGNTPPSSSSSSSIMTSNHASSEKNRNGFAKFFTRSKNGIQLEI
- the LOC107924574 gene encoding chlorophyllide a oxygenase, chloroplastic, whose protein sequence is MTAIAAAVALSLPISLCNSCRVSKKFQGVKGGFGVFAVLGEANSLGPSDKKSPWSTLFDVEDPRSKAPQCKGRFLDVYQALELARYDIEYCDWRARQDLRTIVLLHEKVVEVLNPLAREYKSIGTMKKELAELQGELAQAHKQVHISEARVSAALDKLAYMEELVNGKLLEDRTKMESSIAAPYSSTSTQSLDTMKRPRKSLDVSGPVQPYHPRLKNFWYPIAFSTDLKDETMIPIDCFEEPWVLFRGKDGKPGCVLNTCAHRACPLHLGSVNEGRIQCPYHGWEYTTDGKCEKMPSTRLLNVKIKSLPCLEQEGMIWIWPGDDPPTTTLPSLQPPSGFVIHAEIVMELPVEHGLLLDNLLDLAHAPFTHTSTFAKGWTVPSLVKILTPASGLQGYWDPYPIDMEFQPPCMVLSTIGISKPGKLEGQSTKECATHLHQLHVCLPSSRNKTRLLYRMSLDFAPLLKHIPFMHYLWRHFAEQVLNEDLRLVIGQQERMINGANVWNWPVAYDKLGVRYRLWRDAVERGSKPLPFSKPM
- the LOC107924717 gene encoding filament-like plant protein isoform X2, whose translation is MEKRKWLWKRRSSERSPGETDTSGSLSSHSERYSDDQDVSKLSPQLNNNTQSPEVSSKASTSSEDVTDGVKILTQKLSAALVNISAKEDLVKQHSKVAEEAIAGWENAENEVVVLKQKLEASIQQNLALEDRVSHLDGALKECVRQLRQAREEQEEKISEAIAKAAQDWETTKFELKSRLLDLQAKSEAINSKLPPQVGPEVWRKIEDLEKKNADLKLELSSQLEEKEIRTIERDLSTQAAETASKQHLESIKKVAKLEAECRRLKAIAGKSPNISSIYVELLTDSQSDSGERVNLVEIDTHRMICSEANKGELSCSDSWASALIAELDQFKNEKTVNRSLPGSSIEIDIMDDFLEMERLAALPETKSKNQCLESKATAKVSNNDGDSLLLKAELEAMIHRTTELEKKLEKIEVEKAELETALTKTQESLNESELQLRDTGLKLEELQRELSMANEAKQNLESQLRNMEADVETMSSKIESLEKEIEKESTLSAEVSVNANESKKMLESQLISIEVEARTMSAKIDSLETEVEKERALSAQITVKCQELEEELSRKKQETELQQTVNSNVEVKIKQEDLTAAAGKLAECQRTIASLGQQLKSLATLEDFLIDSASIPEFPKGRSLIPKAGGEPWNLHSNETFSPKRDPESPRTSFDKNNGNTPPSSSSSSSIMTSNHASSEKNRNGFAKFFTRSKNGIQLEI